From the Halalkalicoccus sp. CGA53 genome, one window contains:
- a CDS encoding class I SAM-dependent methyltransferase yields MNYELAYAVGFHPWETAIENEEFIETITRLFEEEEGRDPPYGRALDIGTGSGIWGVELAKRGWQVTGIDTVEKALRRARDRVEEAGVEMDLVHGDVTELRAAGIDPGYRLVLDTGTYHGLNRDQREAMGREVDTVATPDATVLLLAWKPKRRGPLPRGATRAELETVFPGWTVTDLGRSEFTAPKPVEVLAKPNEHWYRLRRE; encoded by the coding sequence ATGAACTACGAGTTAGCGTACGCGGTGGGCTTTCACCCGTGGGAGACCGCGATAGAGAACGAGGAGTTCATCGAGACGATCACCCGGCTGTTCGAGGAGGAAGAAGGGCGGGACCCACCCTACGGACGCGCACTCGACATCGGTACCGGGAGCGGGATCTGGGGTGTCGAACTGGCGAAGCGGGGCTGGCAGGTCACGGGTATCGACACCGTCGAGAAGGCGCTCCGTCGTGCTCGGGACAGGGTCGAGGAGGCCGGTGTCGAGATGGACCTCGTCCACGGCGACGTGACGGAGCTCCGGGCTGCCGGGATCGACCCCGGATACCGACTGGTGCTCGATACGGGCACCTACCACGGTCTGAACCGCGACCAGCGCGAGGCGATGGGGCGGGAGGTCGACACAGTCGCCACCCCCGATGCGACCGTGCTCCTGCTCGCGTGGAAGCCGAAGCGTCGGGGGCCGCTACCGCGAGGTGCGACCCGAGCCGAACTCGAGACGGTGTTTCCCGGCTGGACCGTCACCGATCTGGGCCGCTCCGAGTTCACGGCGCCCAAACCGGTCGAGGTGCTGGCGAAACCCAACGAGCACTGGTACCGGCTTCGCCGCGAATGA
- a CDS encoding DUF7518 family protein produces the protein MAKNRVEDLESRVSALEATIRGLTEELVEANERIRVLESHVDVAGAEKRRAAERRAARRSAEVDGAKADGREAEDDESAESAPSDDIIVA, from the coding sequence ATGGCGAAGAACCGAGTCGAGGACCTCGAATCGCGCGTCTCCGCGCTCGAGGCGACGATTCGCGGCCTCACCGAGGAGCTCGTCGAGGCGAACGAACGTATCAGAGTGCTCGAGTCACACGTCGACGTGGCCGGCGCCGAGAAACGCCGGGCGGCCGAGCGACGGGCGGCGAGACGCTCGGCGGAAGTCGACGGCGCTAAGGCCGACGGGCGAGAGGCAGAAGACGACGAGAGCGCGGAGAGCGCACCGAGCGACGATATCATCGTCGCGTAG
- the smc gene encoding chromosome segregation protein SMC, with protein sequence MHIKEIVLDDFKSFGRRTRIPFYEDFTTVSGPNGSGKSNIIDAVLFALGLTRTRGIRAEKLTDLIYNPGHADGEAEAGAREAIVEVALDNTDGTLAREQVVSAAGTEKIGDVSEIRIRRRVKETEENYYSYYYLNDRSVNLSNIQDLLAQAGVTPEGYNVVMQGDVTGIISMTPGERREIIDEIAGVAEFDAKKESAFEELDVVAERIDEADLRIEEKTDRLAQLEDERETALRYQGLREEKTEYEGYLKAAELEEKRRELAETETEIKEREERLAELRREYDQRHGRVKRLEEDLEDLNAEIESKGEDEQLRIKREIEEVKGEIGRLEDRIEGAEERITEAERERRGAFVELDRKQETIEELDAEIKETKLEKVSAAGERQQLVADREEVDAEIDAVDTEYDEVKADLADRKAALEGAKDEKNDLQREQDRLLDEARRRSNAVTETEREIEELAEELPEIDARISDVEDERERAAENVEGIEGVVEDLKAERRERQSELDELDDELQGKQAEYAELEASAGESGDSSFGRAVTTIGNSGIEGVHGPVATLGSVSNEYATACETAAGGRMANVVVDDDGVGQRCIEHLKARNAGRATFLPISKMQSRSLPSLPSHDGVIDFAFDLVEFDSRYREVFSYVLGSTLVVRDIETARDLMGEFRMVTLSGELIERSGAMTGGSRSGSRYSFSASGEGKLERVASEIVRLQEERDSVREELRAVEERLDAARDRKSDATDQLREIDREVESAEREREEIEARIERLEAELSEMADERESVDDRMGELSAEIAEADERIAGIEAEIEELEEELADSAIPELTARREEIQGEIDDLNDRIADLDGRLNELALEKEYAENAITDQRETIEAAEEVAERQRERIEGFEAEIEEREEDLEGKRGAIEELEEELVELKEDREAMRESLKTATEKRDEIRESVSSVESALEGLRSSADRLDGEIEGLEAEVGEYDPEEIPNHEAVREEITRLEGEMEALEPVNMLAIEEYDRVEDDLETLEERRAVLEDERREIRDRIDSYEAQKRETFMNAYEGINEEFEDIFGRLSAGTGTLHLEDEEEPFEGGLTMRAQPHDKPVQRLEAMSGGEKSLTALAFIFAIQRYNPAPFYALDEVDAFLDAANAERVGELVDELADTAQFVVVSHRSAMLERSERAIGVTMQAENVSVVTGISLGAETAVADD encoded by the coding sequence ATGCACATCAAAGAGATCGTCCTCGACGACTTCAAGAGCTTCGGACGACGCACCCGAATCCCTTTCTACGAGGATTTCACGACGGTCAGCGGGCCGAACGGCTCCGGGAAGTCGAACATCATCGACGCGGTGCTGTTCGCGCTCGGGCTCACCCGGACCCGTGGGATCCGCGCGGAGAAGCTCACCGACCTGATCTACAACCCCGGCCACGCCGACGGCGAGGCCGAGGCCGGCGCCCGCGAGGCGATCGTCGAGGTCGCCCTCGACAACACGGACGGAACACTCGCGAGAGAGCAGGTCGTCTCGGCCGCCGGCACGGAGAAGATCGGCGACGTCTCGGAGATCCGCATCAGGCGCCGTGTGAAGGAGACCGAGGAGAACTACTACTCCTACTACTACCTGAACGACCGGTCGGTGAACCTCTCGAACATCCAGGACCTGCTGGCCCAGGCCGGCGTCACCCCGGAGGGGTACAACGTCGTGATGCAGGGCGACGTCACCGGCATCATCTCGATGACGCCGGGAGAGCGTCGGGAGATCATCGACGAGATCGCGGGCGTCGCGGAGTTCGACGCGAAGAAGGAGTCCGCCTTCGAGGAGCTCGACGTCGTCGCGGAACGCATCGACGAGGCCGACCTGCGGATCGAGGAGAAGACCGACCGGTTAGCGCAGCTCGAGGACGAGCGAGAGACCGCGCTCCGGTATCAGGGATTACGAGAGGAGAAGACCGAGTACGAGGGCTACCTGAAGGCCGCGGAGCTGGAGGAGAAACGCAGGGAGCTCGCGGAGACGGAGACCGAGATCAAGGAGCGAGAGGAACGCCTCGCGGAGCTCCGCCGCGAGTACGACCAGCGCCACGGTCGTGTGAAACGGCTCGAAGAGGACCTGGAGGACTTAAACGCCGAGATCGAGTCGAAGGGCGAGGACGAGCAGCTGCGGATCAAGCGCGAGATCGAGGAGGTGAAAGGCGAGATCGGCCGACTCGAGGACCGGATCGAGGGGGCCGAAGAGCGGATCACGGAGGCAGAACGCGAGCGTCGGGGAGCGTTCGTCGAGCTCGACCGGAAACAGGAGACGATCGAGGAGCTCGACGCCGAGATCAAGGAGACGAAACTGGAGAAGGTCTCTGCGGCGGGCGAGCGCCAGCAGCTCGTCGCCGATCGGGAGGAGGTCGACGCGGAGATCGACGCCGTCGACACCGAGTACGACGAGGTGAAAGCCGACCTCGCGGATCGGAAGGCCGCACTCGAGGGGGCGAAGGACGAGAAGAACGACCTCCAGCGCGAACAGGACCGCCTGCTGGACGAGGCGCGCAGGCGATCGAACGCGGTGACCGAGACCGAACGCGAGATCGAGGAGTTAGCGGAGGAGCTTCCCGAGATCGACGCCCGGATCTCCGACGTCGAGGACGAACGGGAGCGGGCGGCGGAGAACGTAGAGGGGATCGAGGGGGTCGTCGAGGACCTGAAGGCCGAACGCCGGGAGAGACAGTCCGAACTCGACGAGCTCGACGACGAGCTCCAGGGCAAGCAGGCGGAGTACGCCGAGCTGGAGGCGAGCGCGGGCGAGAGCGGCGACAGCTCGTTCGGACGGGCGGTGACGACGATCGGGAACAGCGGGATCGAGGGCGTCCACGGGCCGGTCGCCACGCTCGGGAGCGTCTCCAACGAGTACGCCACGGCGTGCGAGACCGCTGCCGGCGGACGGATGGCGAACGTCGTCGTCGACGACGACGGGGTCGGCCAGCGCTGTATCGAGCACCTGAAGGCGCGCAACGCGGGCCGAGCTACCTTCCTCCCGATCTCGAAGATGCAGTCGCGGTCGCTGCCCTCGCTGCCGAGCCACGACGGCGTGATCGACTTCGCGTTCGACCTCGTGGAGTTCGACTCCAGGTACAGGGAGGTGTTCTCGTACGTCCTGGGGAGCACACTCGTCGTCCGGGACATCGAGACCGCCCGCGACCTGATGGGCGAGTTCCGGATGGTGACGCTCTCGGGGGAGCTGATCGAACGCAGCGGCGCGATGACCGGCGGGAGCCGGTCGGGTTCCCGGTACTCCTTTTCCGCGTCGGGAGAGGGGAAGCTCGAGCGCGTCGCGAGCGAGATCGTCCGGCTACAGGAAGAGCGCGACTCGGTCCGAGAGGAGCTCCGCGCCGTCGAGGAGCGGCTCGACGCCGCCCGCGATCGGAAGTCGGACGCGACCGACCAGCTCAGGGAGATCGACCGCGAGGTCGAGAGCGCGGAGCGGGAGCGAGAGGAGATAGAAGCCCGGATCGAGCGGCTCGAAGCCGAACTCTCGGAGATGGCCGACGAGCGCGAGTCGGTCGACGATCGGATGGGCGAGCTCTCCGCGGAGATCGCCGAGGCCGACGAGCGGATCGCGGGGATCGAGGCCGAGATCGAGGAGCTAGAGGAGGAGCTCGCGGACTCCGCGATCCCGGAACTGACCGCGAGACGCGAGGAGATCCAGGGGGAGATCGACGATCTGAACGACCGGATCGCCGACCTCGACGGCCGGCTCAACGAGCTCGCCCTGGAGAAGGAGTACGCCGAGAACGCCATCACCGACCAGCGCGAGACGATCGAGGCGGCCGAGGAGGTCGCGGAGCGACAGCGCGAGCGTATCGAGGGGTTCGAGGCGGAGATCGAGGAGCGAGAGGAGGACCTAGAGGGGAAACGGGGGGCGATCGAAGAGCTCGAAGAGGAGCTGGTCGAGCTGAAGGAGGACCGCGAGGCGATGCGCGAGAGTCTCAAGACCGCGACCGAGAAGCGCGACGAGATCCGCGAGTCCGTCTCGTCGGTCGAGAGCGCGCTCGAGGGGCTCCGATCGTCCGCCGACCGACTCGACGGGGAGATCGAGGGGCTCGAGGCCGAGGTCGGGGAGTACGACCCCGAGGAGATCCCGAACCACGAGGCGGTCAGGGAGGAGATCACCCGACTCGAGGGCGAGATGGAGGCGCTGGAGCCGGTGAACATGCTCGCGATCGAGGAGTACGACCGCGTCGAGGACGATCTCGAGACTCTAGAGGAGCGCCGGGCGGTGCTCGAGGACGAACGCCGGGAGATCCGGGACCGGATCGACTCCTACGAGGCGCAGAAACGCGAGACGTTCATGAACGCCTACGAGGGGATCAACGAGGAGTTCGAGGACATCTTCGGGCGGCTCTCGGCGGGGACCGGGACGCTGCACTTAGAGGACGAGGAGGAGCCGTTCGAGGGCGGACTGACGATGCGTGCCCAGCCACACGACAAGCCGGTCCAACGCCTCGAGGCGATGTCCGGCGGGGAGAAGTCGCTCACCGCGCTGGCGTTCATCTTCGCCATTCAACGATACAACCCGGCGCCGTTCTACGCGCTCGACGAGGTCGACGCCTTCCTCGACGCGGCGAACGCCGAACGGGTCGGCGAGCTGGTCGACGAGCTCGCCGACACCGCACAGTTCGTCGTCGTCTCGCATCGCTCGGCGATGCTCGAGCGTTCGGAACGGGCGATCGGCGTGACGATGCAGGCCGAGAACGTGAGCGTCGTCACCGGGATCAGCCTCGGCGCGGAGACGGCGGTGGCCGATGACTGA
- a CDS encoding ABC transporter ATP-binding protein, protein MSDPLLSVSDLSATVEGFEVTHGIDLDVGEGEAVALVGRNGAGKSSTFRAIMGLTPIASGSIRFKGEELTDLRPELIPRRGIGYQPENRDLFTGMTVEENFRLPIWTSGDARGIEDEDGVVEDVFSLFEELRERRDAEVQNLSGGQGKMTAIGRALALNPDLLILDEPLEGLAPVVVENLKRYIREIIGRDISVLIAESNASHVPEIVDRMYVIERGEIVDSGDPAVLARDPEIQTLMQGGGV, encoded by the coding sequence GTGAGCGATCCCTTACTGTCGGTCTCCGACCTCTCGGCGACGGTCGAGGGGTTCGAGGTGACCCACGGGATTGACCTTGACGTCGGCGAGGGCGAGGCGGTCGCGCTCGTCGGGCGCAACGGCGCCGGCAAGTCCTCGACGTTCCGCGCGATCATGGGGCTGACCCCGATCGCGAGCGGGTCGATCCGGTTCAAGGGCGAGGAGCTGACCGACCTCCGGCCAGAGCTCATCCCCCGCCGCGGCATCGGCTACCAGCCGGAGAACCGCGACCTCTTCACGGGAATGACCGTCGAGGAGAACTTCCGACTCCCGATCTGGACCTCGGGCGACGCCCGCGGAATCGAGGACGAGGACGGGGTCGTCGAGGACGTCTTCTCGCTGTTCGAGGAGCTGCGAGAGCGCCGGGACGCGGAGGTGCAGAACCTCTCGGGAGGACAGGGGAAGATGACCGCGATCGGCCGTGCGCTCGCGCTCAATCCCGATCTCCTCATCCTCGACGAGCCCCTCGAGGGGCTCGCGCCGGTCGTCGTCGAGAACCTCAAACGCTACATCCGCGAGATCATCGGCCGGGACATCTCGGTGCTGATCGCCGAGTCGAACGCGAGTCACGTCCCCGAGATCGTCGACCGGATGTACGTGATCGAACGCGGCGAGATCGTCGACAGCGGCGACCCCGCGGTGCTCGCGCGCGACCCGGAGATCCAGACGCTGATGCAGGGCGGCGGGGTCTAG
- a CDS encoding ABC transporter ATP-binding protein has translation MLEARNLRKEFGELRATDDVSLAFGETEGEMVFIVGPNGAGKTTLVNLLTGLLDPDRGSVVIHEPGENGSEERDITEMAPEERVKAGLVRSFQIVHVFEEMTVRENVRVAVLTREGKTLSMQSRDDSHEAVESAVSDLLARFRLEEIADEVAETLPHGDRKLLDVAMSFALDPTYLLLDEPTSGVATREKEYVIETIVEASEEEGVTTVTIEHDMDLVRAYADRLVVLHQGSVFREGSPDLLETDTELRRVLLGVEE, from the coding sequence ATGCTCGAAGCACGCAACCTACGCAAGGAGTTCGGGGAACTGCGCGCGACCGACGACGTCTCGCTGGCCTTCGGCGAGACCGAGGGCGAGATGGTGTTCATCGTCGGCCCGAACGGGGCCGGGAAGACGACGCTCGTGAACCTCCTCACGGGGCTTCTCGATCCCGACCGCGGATCGGTCGTGATCCACGAACCGGGCGAGAACGGGAGCGAGGAACGCGACATCACGGAGATGGCGCCCGAGGAACGGGTGAAGGCGGGGCTCGTGCGGAGCTTCCAGATCGTCCACGTCTTCGAGGAGATGACGGTGCGGGAGAACGTCCGCGTCGCCGTGCTCACGCGCGAGGGGAAGACGCTGAGCATGCAGAGTCGGGACGACTCCCACGAGGCGGTCGAGTCGGCGGTTTCCGACCTCCTCGCGCGGTTCCGTCTGGAGGAGATCGCCGACGAGGTCGCCGAGACGCTGCCCCACGGCGACCGGAAACTCCTCGACGTGGCGATGTCGTTCGCGCTCGATCCGACGTACCTGCTGCTCGACGAGCCGACCTCGGGGGTCGCCACCCGCGAGAAGGAGTACGTCATCGAGACGATCGTCGAAGCGAGCGAGGAGGAGGGCGTCACGACCGTGACGATCGAACACGACATGGACCTCGTGCGGGCGTACGCCGACCGGCTCGTGGTACTCCACCAGGGGAGCGTCTTCCGCGAGGGGAGTCCCGACCTGCTCGAGACCGACACGGAGCTCCGCCGGGTGCTCCTGGGGGTCGAGGAGTGA
- a CDS encoding branched-chain amino acid ABC transporter permease yields the protein MVESVVVHTLNGIYYGFVLFMIASGLTIIFGVLGILNLAHGELYALGAFLVFSVVGFLAGLIAAPTDTVTAVIFGVVVLAGALAAAAVLLPVGAALEATFVRPIYEREEVYQLLLTYALLLILIDVMKFGWGTSPVSTGTYSGLNRIPTTEVLGFSYPSYNVIVILVGIAVFAWLVWFFDRTKTGRIVRATAINREMATAIGVSTDRTFTLVFAMGAFFAGFGGAMVSIGPSDAFLEMGLDPLVLSFVVIVIGGLGSLKGALVGALLVGVISRWTVGVFGLPQLELAAPFLLMAIILLAKPEGLYGTWGEIE from the coding sequence GTGGTCGAGTCGGTCGTCGTCCACACGCTCAACGGGATCTACTACGGGTTCGTCCTGTTCATGATCGCCTCGGGGCTGACGATCATCTTCGGCGTGCTCGGGATCCTCAACCTCGCACACGGCGAGCTCTACGCGCTGGGGGCGTTCCTCGTCTTCAGCGTCGTCGGCTTCCTCGCCGGCCTGATCGCCGCGCCGACGGACACGGTGACGGCGGTGATCTTCGGGGTCGTCGTGCTCGCGGGCGCGCTCGCGGCCGCCGCCGTCCTCCTCCCGGTCGGCGCGGCGCTCGAGGCGACGTTCGTCAGGCCGATCTACGAACGCGAGGAGGTCTACCAGCTGTTGCTGACCTACGCGCTGTTGCTGATTCTCATCGACGTGATGAAGTTCGGCTGGGGCACCTCGCCGGTCAGTACGGGCACGTACAGCGGGCTCAACCGGATCCCGACGACCGAGGTCCTCGGCTTCTCCTATCCCTCGTACAACGTGATCGTCATCCTCGTGGGGATCGCGGTGTTCGCCTGGCTCGTCTGGTTCTTCGACCGGACGAAGACGGGCCGGATCGTCCGGGCAACGGCGATCAACCGCGAGATGGCGACGGCGATCGGCGTCAGCACCGACCGGACGTTCACGCTCGTCTTCGCGATGGGCGCCTTTTTCGCCGGCTTCGGCGGCGCGATGGTCAGCATCGGCCCGAGCGACGCCTTCCTCGAGATGGGCCTCGACCCGCTGGTGCTCTCGTTCGTCGTGATCGTCATCGGCGGTCTGGGGAGCCTGAAGGGCGCGCTCGTCGGCGCGCTGCTCGTCGGCGTCATCAGCCGGTGGACCGTCGGCGTCTTCGGGCTGCCACAGCTCGAGCTCGCCGCGCCGTTCCTGCTGATGGCGATCATCCTCCTCGCCAAACCCGAGGGGCTCTACGGTACCTGGGGTGAGATCGAATGA
- a CDS encoding branched-chain amino acid ABC transporter permease, which translates to MSRFTVDRDGETYVRPIEGLELTRRQAALGLVGLVLLLAVPDITRVTPLSFSIIHQGILFGLAAVGLNLLLRHTELVSFGHAAFFGAGAYGAAVLAHHYAVSSGLVLLVGGVLVATVVALVVGYLVAGYLDIYFALLTLAFNQVLFAFVLQSRYFNFNDGLAVRPEGTRPLLLGLELSPGAYSVILYYVTVAFLLVMLFAMWKIVNSPFGRALDAIGQDRTRARFIGIPVERYVWIAFTISGLYGGVAGGLFALLQLHVRPEPVLFVFVSGEILFMAILGGVGTLVGPVVGGVVLIYLLRLARFYVEYYHALTGIVLLVVVFLLPKGVLGSLPEIGDGLARRRREPGLLREDAGSVAESIRDGAGRAVSTVRIVVFGVK; encoded by the coding sequence ATGAGCCGGTTCACCGTCGACCGCGACGGCGAGACGTACGTCAGGCCGATCGAGGGGCTCGAACTCACCAGGAGGCAGGCGGCGCTCGGCCTCGTCGGCCTCGTTCTCCTGTTGGCCGTCCCGGACATCACCCGGGTGACGCCGCTGTCGTTCTCGATCATCCATCAGGGGATCCTCTTCGGCCTCGCCGCGGTCGGACTGAACCTGCTGTTGCGTCACACCGAACTCGTCTCGTTCGGTCACGCGGCGTTCTTCGGCGCCGGCGCGTACGGCGCCGCGGTGCTCGCCCACCACTACGCCGTCTCGAGCGGGCTGGTGTTGCTCGTCGGGGGCGTGCTCGTCGCGACCGTCGTCGCGCTCGTCGTCGGCTACCTCGTCGCCGGCTACCTCGACATCTACTTCGCGCTGCTGACGCTCGCGTTCAACCAGGTGCTGTTCGCGTTCGTCCTCCAGAGCCGGTACTTCAACTTCAACGACGGCCTCGCGGTCAGGCCGGAGGGCACACGGCCCCTGCTGCTCGGGCTCGAACTCTCGCCCGGCGCCTACAGCGTGATCCTCTACTACGTCACCGTCGCGTTCCTGCTCGTGATGCTGTTCGCGATGTGGAAGATCGTCAACTCGCCGTTCGGCCGTGCGCTCGACGCCATCGGCCAGGACCGGACCCGGGCACGGTTCATCGGCATCCCCGTCGAGCGCTACGTCTGGATCGCGTTCACCATCTCCGGGCTCTACGGCGGCGTCGCCGGCGGGCTGTTCGCGCTGCTCCAGCTCCACGTCCGCCCGGAGCCCGTCCTCTTCGTCTTCGTCTCCGGCGAGATCCTCTTCATGGCGATCCTCGGCGGCGTCGGGACGCTCGTTGGGCCCGTCGTGGGCGGGGTGGTCCTCATCTACCTGCTCCGGTTGGCGCGCTTTTACGTCGAGTACTACCACGCGCTGACCGGGATCGTCCTGCTCGTCGTCGTCTTTCTCCTGCCGAAGGGGGTGCTCGGCTCGTTGCCGGAGATCGGCGACGGGCTCGCGCGTAGACGCCGCGAGCCGGGGCTGTTGCGGGAGGACGCCGGGTCGGTCGCGGAGTCGATCAGGGATGGGGCGGGCCGCGCGGTCTCGACGGTTCGGATCGTCGTATTCGGGGTGAAATAG
- a CDS encoding segregation/condensation protein A, with protein MTEAITPGGGPEEEEVEPVELLVQLAKEGEIEPWDIDIVEVTDAFLAKLDSADLRTSGRALFYASVLLRMKSDELVLEDEPDEEEAFVEEEWPAMEPEGPFEDPIAGLEREMERRLDRKHARGSPRTLDQLVRELRDAERGSWWKESREYDTSGSPKGFQRGTQTLDYHSGDDFRLDDEPREEDVIGTAHGEEIEEVIAVVAEHLHTQYESGRPEVLFREIDGVGPTRVESFLAVLFLAHRGTVRLEQDDLFGDLWVQEASAFEEDAESIPVPGP; from the coding sequence ATGACTGAGGCGATCACGCCCGGTGGCGGCCCCGAGGAGGAGGAGGTCGAACCGGTCGAGTTACTGGTACAGCTCGCGAAGGAGGGCGAGATCGAGCCCTGGGACATCGACATCGTGGAGGTGACCGACGCCTTCCTCGCGAAGCTCGATTCGGCGGATCTGCGGACCTCCGGTCGTGCGCTGTTCTACGCGAGCGTCCTCCTCCGGATGAAGAGCGACGAACTCGTGCTCGAAGACGAACCCGACGAGGAGGAGGCGTTCGTCGAAGAGGAGTGGCCGGCGATGGAGCCCGAGGGGCCGTTCGAGGACCCGATCGCGGGGCTCGAGCGGGAGATGGAGCGCCGGCTCGACCGGAAACACGCCCGGGGCTCGCCCCGGACGCTCGATCAGCTGGTCAGGGAGCTCCGGGACGCCGAGCGCGGCTCGTGGTGGAAGGAGTCCCGCGAGTACGACACCAGTGGCTCGCCGAAGGGCTTCCAGCGAGGCACCCAGACGCTCGACTACCACTCCGGCGACGACTTTCGGCTGGACGACGAACCCAGAGAGGAGGACGTGATCGGCACCGCCCACGGCGAGGAGATCGAGGAGGTGATAGCGGTGGTCGCGGAGCACCTCCACACGCAGTACGAGTCCGGTCGGCCGGAGGTGCTCTTCCGCGAGATCGACGGCGTCGGCCCCACCCGGGTCGAGTCCTTCCTCGCGGTGCTGTTTCTCGCCCACCGCGGCACGGTGCGCCTCGAACAGGACGACCTCTTCGGCGACCTCTGGGTACAGGAGGCGTCGGCGTTCGAGGAGGACGCCGAGTCGATCCCCGTACCCGGACCGTGA
- a CDS encoding ABC transporter substrate-binding protein produces the protein MTGGSSPDGLNRRDALRVFGGSALALALAGCAELLGGDDDVGDAEEGDVPDEPIEAGLQTFREGAPAVLGVQAEYGAETAVGRINDNGGVAGREIELDVVEEGDEHLENYQQFVDEGKDVTFGPISSGGHEAMVPEIDDRGVINVATDGTVTTLYEEDFPDTTYSFRFQNHDVMEALAAAVEAVEILGADEIDTYAGINPNYAFGQDEMEIFSLGIQQLADAEEVYSGFPDLGADDMSTHVTNVNSEEPDVVFTSCWGGDATLLLQQAQASDMLENTELVVGPVLYGSANDYEEGDLEGPIHGGSRNFYWDQPATDQWTPAADLFDEVREEYDVIPTAHFMSGYGAVTAWATAADKAVRILGRWPEQDELAAMLEEHGFFTPAGYHTMATDHQGYSNAHFGELAWSDELDAAVLEDVNVYAPEEVSPPPGTTSRDWIEGW, from the coding sequence ATGACGGGGGGATCGAGCCCGGACGGGCTGAACCGACGCGACGCGCTGCGGGTGTTCGGCGGCTCGGCGCTGGCGCTTGCGCTCGCGGGCTGTGCCGAACTCCTCGGCGGCGACGACGACGTCGGGGACGCAGAGGAGGGCGACGTCCCGGACGAGCCGATCGAGGCGGGCCTCCAGACGTTCCGCGAGGGCGCGCCGGCGGTCCTCGGCGTGCAGGCCGAGTACGGCGCGGAGACCGCCGTCGGACGCATCAACGACAACGGCGGCGTCGCCGGTCGCGAGATCGAACTCGACGTCGTCGAGGAGGGCGACGAGCACTTGGAGAACTACCAGCAGTTCGTCGACGAGGGCAAGGACGTCACGTTCGGGCCGATCTCGAGCGGCGGTCACGAGGCGATGGTACCCGAGATCGACGATCGGGGCGTGATCAACGTCGCGACCGACGGGACGGTGACGACGCTCTACGAGGAGGACTTCCCGGACACGACCTACTCGTTCCGGTTCCAGAACCACGACGTGATGGAGGCGCTCGCGGCGGCGGTCGAGGCCGTCGAGATCCTCGGTGCCGACGAGATCGACACCTACGCGGGGATCAACCCGAACTACGCCTTCGGTCAGGACGAGATGGAGATCTTCAGCCTCGGCATCCAACAGCTCGCCGACGCCGAGGAGGTCTACAGTGGCTTCCCCGACCTCGGCGCCGACGACATGTCCACCCACGTCACCAACGTCAACAGCGAGGAGCCCGACGTCGTCTTCACCAGCTGCTGGGGCGGCGACGCGACGCTGTTGCTCCAGCAGGCACAGGCGAGCGACATGCTCGAGAACACCGAACTCGTCGTCGGGCCGGTGCTCTACGGCTCGGCGAACGACTACGAGGAGGGCGACCTCGAGGGGCCGATTCACGGCGGCTCGCGGAACTTCTACTGGGACCAGCCGGCCACCGACCAGTGGACGCCAGCCGCCGACCTCTTCGACGAGGTGCGCGAGGAGTACGACGTGATCCCGACCGCCCACTTCATGAGCGGCTACGGCGCGGTGACCGCGTGGGCGACGGCCGCGGACAAGGCCGTCAGGATCCTCGGTCGCTGGCCAGAGCAGGACGAACTCGCGGCGATGCTTGAGGAACACGGGTTTTTCACCCCCGCCGGCTACCACACGATGGCGACCGACCACCAGGGCTACTCGAACGCCCACTTCGGCGAACTCGCCTGGTCGGACGAGCTCGACGCGGCGGTCCTAGAGGACGTCAACGTCTACGCGCCGGAGGAGGTCTCGCCGCCGCCGGGAACGACCTCCCGCGACTGGATCGAGGGCTGGTGA